A region of Leclercia adecarboxylata DNA encodes the following proteins:
- the kdsA gene encoding 3-deoxy-8-phosphooctulonate synthase: protein MKQKVVSIGDINVANDLPFVLFGGMNVLESRDLAMRICEHYVTVTQKLGIPYVFKASFDKANRSSIHSYRGPGLEEGMKIFQELKQTFGVKVITDVHEASQAQPVADVVDVIQLPAFLARQTDLVEAMAKTGAVINVKKPQFVSPGQMGNIVDKFIEGGNDKVILCDRGANFGYDNLVVDMLGFSVMKNVSNQSPVIFDVTHALQCRDPFGAASGGRRAQVTELARAGMATGLAGLFIEAHPDPANAKCDGPSALPLDKLEPFLKQIKAIDDLVKSFEELDTSN, encoded by the coding sequence ATGAAACAAAAAGTGGTTAGCATTGGCGATATCAACGTGGCGAACGACCTGCCGTTCGTGCTGTTCGGCGGCATGAACGTTCTGGAATCCCGCGACCTCGCGATGCGTATCTGCGAACATTACGTGACCGTGACCCAGAAGCTGGGCATTCCGTACGTGTTCAAAGCCTCTTTTGACAAAGCCAACCGCTCCTCCATTCACTCTTACCGTGGCCCGGGCCTGGAAGAGGGGATGAAGATTTTCCAGGAGCTGAAGCAGACTTTTGGCGTAAAAGTGATCACCGACGTCCATGAAGCCAGCCAGGCGCAGCCTGTCGCTGACGTTGTCGACGTGATCCAGCTCCCCGCGTTCCTCGCCCGTCAGACCGACCTGGTCGAAGCGATGGCGAAAACCGGTGCCGTGATCAACGTGAAAAAACCGCAGTTCGTAAGCCCAGGCCAGATGGGGAACATCGTCGATAAGTTTATCGAAGGCGGTAACGACAAAGTTATTCTGTGCGACCGTGGCGCTAACTTCGGTTACGACAACCTGGTGGTCGACATGCTGGGCTTCAGCGTGATGAAAAACGTCTCTAACCAGTCGCCGGTGATCTTCGACGTGACCCACGCCCTGCAGTGCCGCGACCCGTTTGGCGCAGCATCCGGCGGCCGTCGTGCCCAGGTGACTGAACTGGCGCGTGCCGGTATGGCGACCGGTCTGGCGGGCCTGTTCATTGAAGCGCACCCGGACCCAGCCAACGCTAAGTGCGACGGCCCATCCGCGCTGCCGCTGGATAAGCTGGAGCCGTTCCTGAAGCAGATTAAAGCGATTGACGACCTGGTTAAGAGTTTTGAAGAGCTGGATACCAGCAACTAA
- the sirB1 gene encoding invasion regulator SirB1 — MRSLADFEFNKVPLCDGMIKVSELIRDDFISQYVYDELEQLVSLAREEINQARPQDWQLEKLIELFYGEWGFCDTRGVYRLSDALWLDQVLKNRQGSAVSLGAILLWVAHRLDIPLVPVIFPTQMLLRAEWLDGEMWLINPFNGETLDDHTLDVWLKGNISPMAELYNEDLDEADNAEVIRKLLDTLKSALMEERQMELALRASEVLLQFNPEDPYEIRDRGLIYVQLECDHVALNDLSYFVEQCPEDPISEMIRAQINSIAHKQITLH; from the coding sequence ATGAGGTCCTTGGCCGATTTCGAATTTAATAAAGTGCCGCTGTGCGATGGGATGATTAAGGTATCAGAGTTGATCCGCGATGATTTCATTTCGCAGTATGTCTATGACGAGCTGGAGCAGCTGGTGAGTCTGGCGCGTGAAGAGATTAATCAGGCGCGCCCTCAGGACTGGCAACTGGAAAAACTGATTGAGCTTTTCTATGGCGAGTGGGGCTTTTGCGATACGCGCGGCGTGTATCGCCTCTCCGACGCGCTGTGGCTCGATCAGGTACTGAAAAACCGTCAGGGCAGCGCCGTCTCCCTGGGGGCGATTTTATTATGGGTGGCGCACCGTCTGGATATCCCGCTGGTGCCGGTCATCTTCCCGACGCAGATGCTGCTGCGCGCCGAGTGGCTCGACGGTGAAATGTGGTTAATCAACCCGTTCAATGGCGAGACCCTCGACGACCATACGCTGGATGTCTGGCTGAAGGGCAACATCAGTCCGATGGCGGAGCTGTACAACGAAGATCTGGATGAAGCGGATAACGCCGAGGTGATCCGCAAGCTGCTGGACACCCTGAAGTCGGCGCTGATGGAAGAGCGGCAGATGGAGCTGGCGCTGCGTGCCAGTGAGGTGCTGCTGCAGTTTAACCCGGAAGATCCGTATGAGATCCGCGACCGCGGTCTGATCTACGTCCAGCTTGAGTGCGACCACGTTGCGCTGAATGATTTGAGTTATTTTGTTGAGCAGTGTCCGGAAGATCCGATCAGCGAAATGATCCGCGCGCAGATTAATTCCATCGCGCACAAACAGATTACACTGCATTAA
- the sirB2 gene encoding invasion regulator SirB2 produces the protein MNSFSLLITLHLTAVTLTVSFFALRYWWRYSSNALINARWVRVLPHCIDTVLFLSGAGLMWITGYLPFTDEGSWLTEKLFGVIIYIVLGFIALGRHRPRSQQVGFIAFLLGLVVLYIIIKLATTRIPILG, from the coding sequence ATGAATAGCTTTTCTCTACTCATCACCCTGCATCTGACGGCAGTCACCCTGACCGTCAGTTTTTTTGCGCTGCGTTACTGGTGGCGTTACAGCAGTAATGCCCTGATCAACGCGCGCTGGGTGAGGGTGCTGCCGCACTGCATCGACACCGTGCTGTTTCTCTCCGGCGCGGGTCTGATGTGGATAACGGGTTATCTGCCATTTACAGATGAAGGCTCATGGCTGACTGAAAAGCTGTTTGGCGTTATCATCTACATCGTTTTGGGTTTTATTGCGCTGGGGCGTCATCGTCCGCGCAGCCAGCAGGTGGGGTTTATTGCCTTTCTGCTGGGGCTGGTGGTGCTGTACATCATCATTAAACTCGCCACCACAAGAATACCGATACTGGGGTAA
- the prmC gene encoding peptide chain release factor N(5)-glutamine methyltransferase → MDFQHWLQQAITTLAGGESPRRDAEILLEHVTGKARTYLLAFGETELTADQQAQLEALLARRKTGEPVAHLVGEREFWSLPLYVSAATLIPRPDTECLVEQALARLPAAPARILDLGTGTGAIALALASERPDCQVTAVDVMPDAVALAQRNLERLGLKNVTVRQSSWFAALADQQFETIVSNPPYIDECDPHLGEGDVRFEPRSALVAADQGLADLSHIIIQSRQHLVSGGWLLLEHGWTQGDPVRNLFRQAGFTQVETCRDYGGNERLTLGKWHE, encoded by the coding sequence ATGGATTTTCAGCACTGGTTACAGCAGGCGATAACGACGCTGGCGGGCGGCGAAAGCCCCCGTCGCGATGCGGAGATCCTGCTGGAGCACGTGACCGGCAAAGCACGCACCTATCTTCTCGCCTTTGGTGAAACCGAGCTCACCGCCGATCAGCAGGCGCAGCTTGAGGCTCTCCTGGCCCGGCGTAAAACCGGCGAGCCGGTGGCGCACCTGGTGGGCGAGCGTGAGTTCTGGTCGCTGCCGCTGTATGTCTCTGCCGCCACGCTGATCCCCCGTCCCGACACCGAATGTCTGGTGGAGCAGGCGCTGGCCAGATTGCCCGCCGCGCCCGCGCGTATTCTCGATTTAGGCACCGGCACCGGAGCTATCGCTCTGGCGCTGGCCAGCGAGCGGCCTGACTGTCAGGTGACGGCGGTGGACGTGATGCCCGACGCGGTGGCGCTGGCACAGCGTAACCTTGAGCGTCTGGGACTTAAAAACGTGACGGTGCGACAGAGCAGCTGGTTTGCGGCCCTCGCTGACCAGCAGTTTGAGACCATCGTCAGCAACCCGCCCTATATTGATGAATGCGATCCGCACCTCGGCGAGGGCGACGTGCGTTTTGAACCGCGCAGCGCGCTGGTTGCAGCGGATCAGGGCCTTGCGGATCTCAGCCATATTATCATCCAGTCTCGTCAACATCTGGTGAGCGGCGGCTGGCTGCTGCTGGAACATGGCTGGACGCAGGGCGATCCGGTGCGTAACCTCTTCCGGCAGGCCGGTTTTACCCAGGTTGAAACCTGTCGCGACTATGGCGGTAATGAGCGCCTGACCCTTGGCAAATGGCATGAATAG
- the prfA gene encoding peptide chain release factor 1, translating into MKPSIVAKLEALHERHEEVQALLGDAATIADQERFRALSREYAQLSDVSRCFTDWQQVQEDIETAQMMLDDPEMREMAQEELQEAKVRSEEMEQQLQVLLLPKDPDDERNAFVEVRAGTGGDEAALFAGDLFRMYSRYAESRRWRVEIMSANEGEHGGYKEVIAKISGDGVYGRLKFESGGHRVQRVPATESQGRIHTSACTVAVMPELPEAELPDINPADLRIDTFRSSGAGGQHVNTTDSAIRITHLPTGIVVECQDERSQHKNKAKALSVLGARIHAAEMAKRQQAEASTRRNLLGSGDRSDRNRTYNFPQGRVTDHRINLTLYRLDETMEGKLDSLIEPIVQEYQADQLAALAEQD; encoded by the coding sequence ATGAAGCCCTCTATCGTCGCCAAACTGGAAGCGCTGCACGAGCGCCATGAAGAAGTTCAGGCGTTGCTCGGCGATGCCGCGACCATTGCCGACCAGGAACGTTTCCGCGCCCTGTCGCGCGAATATGCACAGTTAAGCGATGTTTCGCGCTGCTTTACCGACTGGCAACAGGTTCAGGAAGATATCGAAACCGCGCAGATGATGCTCGACGACCCGGAAATGCGCGAGATGGCGCAGGAAGAGTTGCAGGAAGCGAAAGTCCGCTCGGAAGAGATGGAGCAGCAGCTTCAGGTGCTGTTGCTGCCAAAAGATCCGGACGATGAGCGTAACGCCTTTGTCGAAGTCCGCGCCGGCACCGGCGGGGATGAAGCGGCCCTGTTTGCCGGGGATCTGTTCCGCATGTACAGCCGCTACGCCGAGTCGCGTCGCTGGCGCGTGGAGATCATGAGCGCCAACGAAGGCGAGCACGGCGGCTATAAAGAAGTGATCGCCAAAATCAGCGGCGACGGGGTGTACGGTCGCCTGAAGTTTGAGTCCGGCGGTCATCGCGTTCAGCGCGTACCGGCCACCGAGTCACAGGGCCGTATCCATACTTCCGCCTGCACCGTAGCGGTCATGCCCGAATTGCCGGAAGCCGAACTGCCGGATATCAACCCGGCGGATCTGCGCATCGATACCTTCCGCTCGTCCGGCGCGGGTGGTCAGCACGTTAACACCACCGACTCCGCGATCCGAATTACCCACCTGCCAACCGGCATTGTGGTGGAGTGTCAGGACGAACGTTCCCAGCACAAAAACAAGGCCAAAGCGCTGTCGGTGCTGGGTGCGCGTATCCATGCCGCAGAGATGGCAAAACGCCAGCAGGCGGAAGCCTCAACCCGTCGTAACCTGTTGGGCAGCGGCGATCGCAGCGATCGTAACCGTACCTACAACTTCCCGCAGGGGCGCGTGACCGATCACCGCATCAACCTGACCCTCTATCGTCTGGATGAGACCATGGAAGGCAAACTGGATTCGCTGATCGAGCCTATCGTGCAGGAGTACCAGGCCGATCAGCTGGCGGCGCTGGCAGAGCAGGATTAA